The Gemmata palustris genome includes a region encoding these proteins:
- a CDS encoding DUF6404 family protein: MTHHDKVNAAVAYLLRRGVAKNLAAPLHYRILWTFNVSVPPPLYQRFLPLALFTGLFCAIPTFLVCVVIETLSDAETETKLIARVISSASLLVPTCLAVTTFCSAYLRWYANVLDLTSWEEYDPNPDEEAW; the protein is encoded by the coding sequence ATGACACACCACGATAAGGTAAACGCGGCGGTCGCATATCTCCTGCGGCGCGGTGTTGCGAAAAACCTCGCGGCCCCGTTGCACTACCGCATTCTCTGGACCTTCAACGTTTCCGTCCCTCCTCCGCTCTATCAACGATTTCTCCCGCTCGCACTCTTCACCGGACTATTCTGTGCGATCCCGACGTTCCTGGTTTGTGTCGTCATCGAGACCTTATCCGACGCGGAAACAGAAACGAAATTGATCGCGAGGGTGATCTCGAGTGCTTCTCTGTTGGTCCCCACGTGCCTCGCAGTGACCACATTCTGCTCTGCCTACTTGCGCTGGTACGCCAACGTGCTCGACCTCACTTCCTGGGAAGAGTACGATCCGAACCCCGATGAAGAGGCGTGGTAG